In Silene latifolia isolate original U9 population chromosome X, ASM4854445v1, whole genome shotgun sequence, the following proteins share a genomic window:
- the LOC141618998 gene encoding uncharacterized protein LOC141618998, with the protein MSGNTTPNPPTPKPSLHPVYTVTNIQNKVRLLDGTKVSYASWVNLFTLHARGYKVLHHIDDTTPPAKTDPLYDVWYEIDAHVLQWIYGTVSDDILPRILEPDSTAQQAWDRVKGIFHNNKGARAASLEHEFNNLKLANLPSFDAYCQRLRELLGSLKDVGAAIDEQCWCFSFSVACQKNTTPLWLT; encoded by the coding sequence ATGTCCGGAAATACGACACCCAACCCACCTACGCCAAAACCCTCTCTTCATCCCGTGTACACCGTCACCAATATTCAAAATAAGGTACGGCTACTAGACGGGACTAAGGTTTCCTATGCCTCATGGGTAAACCTATTCACTCTTCATGCTCGTGGATATAAGGTTCTCCATCATATCGACGACACCACTCCCCCTGCTAAGACCGATCCTTTGTACGATGTGTGGTACGAAATCGACGCCCACGTCCTACAATGGATCTATGGTACTGTGTCTGATGACATATTACCTCGTATCCTTGAACCCGACTCCACCGCACAACAAGCTTGGGACCGTGTCAAGGGTATTTTTCATAACAATAAGGGAGCCCGCGCCGCCAGCCTCGAGCACGAGTTTAACAATCTCAAACTCGCAAATCTGCCGTCCTTTGATGCCTACTGTCAGCGTCTCCGAGAACTGTTGGGGTCATTAAAAGATGTTGGTGCTGCCATTGATGAGCAGTGTTGGTGCTTCAGTTTTTCCGTGGCTTGCCAAAAGAATACGACACCGTTGTGGCTTACATAA